A genomic segment from Bombus affinis isolate iyBomAffi1 chromosome 13, iyBomAffi1.2, whole genome shotgun sequence encodes:
- the LOC126923602 gene encoding 28S ribosomal protein S33, mitochondrial, whose amino-acid sequence MNKYLDLAKTGTSYAKHMNRLSNRIFGEVTRTTNKKSMKVVTLFSEKPINKRPEIVNYYPRHVESDLLMKHLRDYGLYRDEHADFKEEYERLRELRGKKKWISPRFRK is encoded by the coding sequence ATGAATAAATACTTGGATCTTGCAAAAACAGGTACCAGTTATGCCAAACATATGAATCGTTTAAGTAATCGAATATTTGGTGAAGTAACAAGAACGACTAATAAGAAGTCGATGAAAGTAGTGACATTATTTAGCGAAAAACCTATAAATAAGCgaccagaaattgttaattattatcCACGGCATGTTGAATCTGATTTATTAATGAAACATCTTAGGGATTATGGATTATACAGAGATGAACATGCAGATTTTAAGGAAGAGTATGAACGTTTAAGAGAACTTCGTGGCAAAAAGAAATGGATTTCTCCACGATTTAGGAAGTAA
- the LOC126923755 gene encoding protein canopy 4-like, whose product MYILTQIFLTHLLFSYLVIGCPEEEQGVKYANKCEVCKVVAIELEARLDETGKTHDVLEIGYSVDDVSPKRKKEYKKSELRLVESMENLCERILEYNIHKEREDSTRFAKGMSQTFKTLHELAHKGVKVDLGIPYELWDKPSVEIITLKSQCENLIENHESDIEDWYHNYQGKVPLTRYLCSERVLKNDNDSCLKEKGDTSGEVKNKKKKKMQVAKVENEENDVKEEL is encoded by the exons atgtacATTCTAACGCAAATATTTTTGACGCATTTATTATTTTCGTATCTTGTAATTGGTTGTCCGGAAGAGGAACAAGGTGTTAAGTATGCAAATAAATGCGAAG TTTGCAAAGTTGTGGCTATCGAATTAGAAGCTAGGTTAGATGAAACTGGTAAAACGCACGATGTACTTGAAATTGGATATTCTGTTGATGATGTTTCACCCAAGAGGAAAAAGGAATACAAAAAatc AGAATTACGTTTAGTAGAAAGTATGGAAAATCTGTGTGAACGTATATTGGAATATAATATTCACAAGGAACGTGAAGATAGTACACGATTTGCCAAGGGAATGAGTCAAACGTTTAAAACACTTCATGAACTTGC GCATAAAGGTGTCAAAGTTGATCTAGGAATCCCATATGAATTATGGGATAAACCATCTGTTGAAATTATTACTTTAAAATCACAATGtgaaaatttaattgaaaatcatGAGTCTGATATTGAAGACTGGTATCATAACTATCAAGGAAAAGTTCCATTAACTAG GTATTTGTGTTCAGAAAGAGTATTAAAGAATGATAATGATTCTTGTCTGAAAGAAAAAGGTGATACTAGTGGTgaagttaaaaataaaaagaaaaagaagatgcaAGTTGCAAAAgttgaaaatgaagaaaatgatGTGAAAGAAGAATTATAA
- the LOC126923600 gene encoding uncharacterized protein LOC126923600: MCHNKIILPKIVPVKYDDDYKLCLIFGWQSYIAPSSKVLAKPVLYYEVILNSWKMCTYMIKTNTTYTNVFCTMVEFKDEMRACAGNPGSPVVCENKKHEIALVGIASWTNFSLECGDLPTYIDVGAFRAWMDDLVFNSKDTEEWENNTKLNEKQCTFKENTNVHDSLWNHSDLLQLDSRISYWPGNTKIHLHNKTGTAIKYQEIPIESMNKSYFWNKLYQSISNNFNNKNASSSDGYYKMSYLDVAKEPSSNIYKYKEIGSSKNKNQIVGNLNGAMNKSVLCNIQQQFDKVTVQQNKDQIEIDDFELLLPLNFEAVSYSNIIVVYSKKLYLFFHFVFWYLYIIIYT; this comes from the exons ATGTGCCATAATAAAATAATCCTACCTAAGATTGTGCCTGTCAAATATGATGATGATTACAAACTATGTTTGATATTTGGATGGCAAAGTTATATCGCACCATCTTCAAAAGTTCTAGCTAAGCCAGTTCTATATTATGAAGTAATTCTTAATTCCTGGAAAATGTGTACATATATGATAAAAACAAATACAACTTACACAAATGTATTTTGTACAATGGTTGAGTTTAAGGATGAAATGAGAGCCTGTGCTGGTAATCCTGGTTCTCCAGTTGTATGTGAGAATAAAAAACATGAGATAGCTCTTGTTGGAATTGCATCTTGGACAAACTTTTCTTTAGAATGTGGAGATCTTCCAACATATATCGATGTCGGCGCATTCAg GGCATGGATGGATGATTTAGTTTTTAATAGCAAGGACACAGAAGAATGGGAAAATAACaccaaattaaatgaaaaacagTGTACATTTAAAGAAAACACTAATGTACATGATAGTTTATGGAATCATTCAGATCTTTTACAATTAGATTCACGAATAAGTTATTGGCCAGGTAATACAAAAATACATTTACATAATAAAACTGGGACAGCAATAAAGTATCAAGAGATACCTATAGAAAGTATGAACAAATCTTATTTTTGGAATAAGTTATATCAAtctatttccaataattttaacaATAAAAATGCATCTTCCTCCGATGGCTACTATAAAATGTCTTATCTAGATGTAGCAAAAGAACCAAgtagtaatatttataaatataaagaaattggAAGTTCTAAAAATAAGAATCAAATTGTAGGAAATTTGAATGGTGCTATGAATAAATCAGTATTGTGTAATATTCAACAACAATTTGATAAAGTTACAGTACAACAAAATAAGGATCAAATAGAAATAGATGATTTTGAATTGTTATTACCACTTAATTTTGAAGCTGTTTCTTATTCTAATATTATTGTTGtatattctaaaaaattatacttattttttcattttgtattttggtatctttacattattatttatacataa